ATGTGAAGCATTTGTCTTCGGCGCTGTGACACGTTATTGTGTGCACCCTggaaacaatacaataaataagtGACTTGCATTTCCTTTGTCCACTGAATCCCTATCATCGCCATATAGTTGGTATAAGAAAACCAACGAtatggtgaaggtcacgggaaatACCTGGATTCGGGACGCGAAgaaccggtcgttgtagaaagCCATGGCCTTTgcctagcagtggacgtcgtttggctgaaacaaacgaagaatttcagccaaatgacgtccactgctgaacaaagacctcccccaaggctttccaaaaaaacgaacgaacgaaacgaaGAATATCGACTCTCTTTCTAATTCATGCCAGCATCTAAAGTCAAACGCTAAATTATCTTTTTTTGCATGTCGCTGAGATCACCTCTGGTTACCTGCACTTTGTAGGATCCAGGCACGCCCTCAACTGGGTACGCGCAGATGTAGCACTTCAGCGACCGTTACTTGACCGTCCTGGTGACCATGAGGGCCTTGGGCCAGGGCATCACCTGCTAAATGGCAGGTTACTGATTGATTTATACTTCATGTTACCTGTACTTCGTGGTATCCAGGCACGACCTCAACTGGATCTCTATCTTGAACACGCCAACAGCACTCCAATTCTTACCGTTCTTTTGACCATATGAGGGCCTTGGTCGGGGGCACGGTCACATTCtaactcagaatacagaacaaaccaggagtgttcgataacatttctacgcggcaacttgtgtccaaaatacttcccctcccgcgcccctctaccccctttagtgttactagcgccgtgtgacacccccatttttggggtaaaattatgtaattttttaaagagatgttaaacaagtaaaaaataagtaagtgaaataagtacacacggccagtgttaactatccatttccgtttttgctctcgctcttatcaaatggtgattctttgcgatagaacgagacgacatgactggccataggcatagatagtacctacctacctatgaatttaatttttactccgaagtaactaagtgtaagatgattatttatttctattaaatagtgtaatatatgtactatattttatgtaggtataatatgttatttaaaagtcaattacaaaagtcgaatataaattttagaatgccaagtaaaacaaaaaagaaacttaaggttctttattatgtaaacatatcgacaacaaaacatttgtttacggcgcagtagtgcttttagtttaacttttcttggagtgaaaaacagaatccaaatcaaaaacatcaccaatacttaaatttgattgcgaggcaactctggctgtgtatcctgaaaaaaatcagagtaagtatgtaagcaataattaattacttaaaattattattaaatatacaaatattgctgctgctgatctgttgataccaatgccttacttttgaataaatgggaaagtatgaaattcacgatagtaatttattatctcctcattattagggagtaatattataaattaattcaatatattgaaatcaaatcaaaatcaaaaatatttattcagtttagaccacaagtggcacttataatttaattaatcaggttgtcatgtcatggatgaaattacactaaaaactaattaaaacaaaaaggatggggaaaatattccattattctgtggtaacgctaacaaaattaacgcgtgaattttttataagtagacaaatgtaattcaatataaaaaagtagggtaaaatattccgttgacctgtggcaacacttacaaaatacaaccgtgattttttttgaaaattattatttaattaaaatgaattggaaatgtgctacttacggataaaacatgatcccatgcactttcttcgtaattccagtagcattcttacatgttggaacggcacaagacggcataatttaattataaagtgtcaatctgacggatatgtaaacaatgcgcgcgccggccattgactgattgctctaaagtcaaagtagtgcgatttggagtactttatatgaatacacatttacgcccgttgacggtttctggtttgttccgtattctgagcaTTCTAAATGGCAAATTGCTGATCACTGCAGCTTACCTGTACTTAGTAGGATCCAGGCACGCCCTCAACTGAGTCTCTGCCTTGAACGCACAGACGTAGCACTCCAGCGACCGTTTCTTGACCGTTCTGGTGACCATGAGGGCTTTAGGCGAGGGCATCACTGCTGGAGCCCTCCGACCTGCCACGTGCTCTACTTTCTCTGTGGAGTCATCGTCGTCATCATCTTCATCGTCATCGTCGTCTTCGTCGCCGTCTTCACCTCGACTGTAAAGGAAAATAAGTTGAAAATCTACGTAGTGGTAGTTAATTCACTTTTACTGGCACGTCAGTGAGATTCCAATCAGCAAAGTCATCAACCGTTTTCATctttgtattattaacaaataatattagGAAGTTATTTGTATAATTCAAATATTGATGTAACTACTCGCCGatttcataaattaaattagGATATTCCTAAATGAAACTCATCCTTTTCAGGTTAATATAATAAGCAGGGTGATATTTGCTGGTGGACGTTAAactctgaaaatatttttctcgcTTGATATTTGTTGCTTAATACACAGAAAGTAATCCGAGCTAAACATCACAAGCAAAAGCCATACCAAATAAGCATGATCTTGTCAATTTCTGTTCAACATCATTGATATCCTTATCTCATAGAAGAAATTGCCAATTCACTTACATTGACATCTAACCTAGCCGTCTCATTCTCCGACGTAAAATCACTCCAGAATTACCTGTAATAATCTTCTAAGGCTTTTGACTATACAAATTGAGGACCACAACTCACTCCTCCTCCTCATCGTCGTCCAGCTTGGAGCCAGTCCTCGTCGGCAGAAGCAGCAGCATTGCCAGAACCAGGCAGTACCTCCACCGGATCATCGCACTAGCGCGCTGTCTATTACACACCACATACACAATTTTTACACCGGATTTGGCATTGTAAAACCGAAAAATATTGTCACTACGACTTTGTAAGGTGGTCCGAAAATCAACTGACAGCAGTTTTCATTGTTTCGTGTTTGGAATTTCTTCTTTGTTTTCTGCTTGACAGATAAGTTAGCAAGGCGTTTGGTATGGGATTTGTTGAACATTATGGATTGATGAGCTGGGTTTGGGGCAATATGGGATCAATAAAAATTAgtcgaataaataattttgtgtaactttatagcaataaaataaatggaacaactgtttttataaacattcattcataattaataaaataatttaggtaAAAACCTTAGAAGGGGGTGAGCTAATACATttcttttttcaataaaatatttatttaaacaggAAAATCTTTGTGGTAGAAAACAAGAAAATCagaattattaaaataagtaagtagtgtGGTAGATTAAACTGGACAACTTGAAAGGCCTACAAGACTAAACTAAGCAGCCGTGCTTTTCTAATTTGTATGTCCTCTCTACCAAGTCAGAAAATACACTAGTGTTAATTATTTCAAAGttgaatttgtaatatttaaaaGGGCTAGAGAACCCTTAAGGGAACTGCATAAAAGCTCAGTCTTATAGGAACGTTTCATATTTCACTAGTGCCATCTCGCGGACGCTTGACGCAATAGCTACTcaccgatagatggcgctgaaCCGAGACTGTCTTATTAGAAAATACTGAATAATTTTAAACGAAAAGTACTGTATGATAAATGCAACATTTATTCTCTAATTAGAATGTTCAAAAAGctcctaatttttttttcaagagtGAAAGTTGAAAAAATTCACCTGTTATAATATCCCAGTTTCAAGTTTACTACTCGTACTGGACGAATCGAGTCACGATTTTGTCATAAAATATGATTGATCACTGAGAATGATAAAAGCTagcactttttattattattatgcgcTATGTGCTATCATATAGATAACTTGTACAGTAATTATATCAAACTATTATCtctatcttgataaaataaagtaagtgaaaaataaaatcagtAGAGTCACTTACCTACTTTAATGTGTTATTACTTTTACTATTTTCTTTGCTTACTAAATACTATTCTATGACAGCAGAGACTTATTCTAAAACGAAGAAGGAgtagagtaaaaaaatattgatacgACCGGACGGCGGCGGGCTTTGCTAAGAGCCTTCCCATACTAAAAAGGATAATATTATTCCGACTAAATTGTGTAGAAACAAACTTGTTTAAGTAATATAAAAGATTTTCTGTGAACTGAACCTTTTATAAATATTAGCCATGAACACACGATTAAGTAATCACACTTTGGGATTAGGTAAAAGACGAAATTAGTCTATAAGATAAAATTACTGTGTGTTGACATCAACAACcaaaaattggattttaacaCAAATACCTAAACAAAACACACGTCTTGTTATTTAGGCATTGTCAATATTTAGTTGGTAAAGGTAAGTTTCATATTTCTTGAACTGACTATAGTTTTGTATGAGGTAAaagtacaataaaataatatctattaATCAatcattaaatattgaaataatacacTGGACCTCAAAGAAAAAAGGTCGGTTAAATAATCTTCAACTTCTTTAAAAGTACCTGACCTAGCTTTATGAAATAAAGACTAAACTAAAAAgttctttattattaattaataaaaatccgTAGTTTTTGCAGTAAGTATGTTTTGTTTCGTAAAGCTAGATAGAAGATTTTATAACCGACTCCAtttctttgcggtccagtgtaCATGGTTTCTTTCCATGGAAGATAACAGTTCTTTGATACCTACAAAAGGTATACATATAATATGACATGTATTCAGCTAAGCAGCCTATGTTCCATATAAAGCCCTCTTGGTTGACTAGAGGTTTGTAACCAATTTCAAAAGGACAGTGTTTCCCAAAGCCCAGCACCTTTATAGGAGCTGCGCCGGGAGCGCCCTGAATAAATGAGCTCCAAACACACACGCATGCTTTGCGTGTCCTGTGACTCTACTTTAGCCCTTCAAACGGACATAAGTCCAATGGAATGGAAGTTAGGATAGTGTCACAAAACTATCCATTTGTAGGGTCACTATTTATTATAGAACGAGATATTTCTAAGCATCGTTTCCAATATGAATATTAAACACTATTTTACATTTCTTTCGTCAGCTAGTTGC
This genomic stretch from Ostrinia nubilalis chromosome 14, ilOstNubi1.1, whole genome shotgun sequence harbors:
- the LOC135077898 gene encoding uncharacterized protein LOC135077898; this encodes MIRWRYCLVLAMLLLLPTRTGSKLDDDEEEDRGEDGDEDDDDDEDDDDDDSTEKVEHVAGRRAPAVMPSPKALMVTRTVKKRSLECYVCAFKAETQLRACLDPTKYRVHTITCHSAEDKCFTSVISKGSTYEAVVRGCRSGCVGSPETTCCELNRCNNQAFVMPVVPAPRALTSKSTKVQPTVLFFITILLVLQTVVKVAFV